In Candidatus Kryptoniota bacterium, the sequence GCCGGTCGAGGGCGAAAATCGATTCCTCCGTCGTCATTTCACGGGCCGATTTTCCATTTCGTTTCCTGCTATCCGCATTATAACAGTAGCTGCACGAGAGGTTGCACTTCTCTGTATTTGAAAAATAGACGGCGATCGGGTGATCGGCCGCGAGAGTAGTTGATTGCTTATGGAAGACGTATTTGTCGACATGCACCATATGAGCTTCCACCATTCCCTTTATGAACACGAGAACCTTATCACGAATGTCGACCGGATTGAGGTCGAATCTTTCGGCAAGGTCTTGCACAACTTCTTCGAGACGCGTGTGCGTCTCGAGGGACTCCATCACTTCTTTTCCCGATTCGTTCAATCTCACCCAGACATGGTTCTCGGGATCGAAGAAGAGATGCCAGCCTTCTTCGCCGGGGAAGTGTACCATCCTGGGCGGAAGGAGAAGTCTTCCGTTTTCCAGGTCGTGATATGAGTCCTCATTTAAGTTCATCGTGTCAGCGTCCATCAGGTCTCTATTCCTTTCGGTCGATTCATTCTCAAGTTCGGTGCCCTCCCATCGTTGGGCACCCCGCAATCGGCGGAGTGCCCAAAAATGGCAAGGGTATATCCTCCCGGTACGTTATACTGGGCTCAGTTTGTGGCAATGAATATGGTCACCGTGACGGGGACGGAGCAAACGCATGTGCAGTTGCATCCTGGATTGGTTGTCATGTTTGCCTCTAATGTGGAGAGGCTGGCAAACCCGAGCGGATTGAACATTTGCTTTTCACCTCCTTTGGGTAGTGATATTAATTGTCAGAATGTTTTGTGAGGTCATAATTCGACTGTTACTACTCTTTCTCCCTTTGCGCCACGGTTCACGATTACTTTTGGCTGACCGGGAAGAAGGGCGTCTGTTTGTCTTTCATCCCCGTGGGAAGAGAATTGCCCGTCGAAGAGCCGTCGGTATGTCAGGCAGTTCACGTACAACTCTTCATGTGTCCCCGAGCCGATAATGGCACCTTTTTCGATAACCATTATCCTGCTCGCCGACATGACCGTTGAAAACCTATGCGCGATTACGAACGTCGTTCTGCCCTTCATTAAGTTCGCAAGGGCGTCGTGTATGAGATTCTCAGATCGTGAATCGACGGAAGAGGTCGCCTCGTCAAGGATAAGTATCCTCGGATTCCTCAAGATTGCTCTCGCGATCGCGATACGCTGCCTTTCGCCTCCCGAAAGCTGGCTGCCTCTTTCTCCCACTTCAGTGTCGTAACCCATAGGGAGCCGCAAAATGAACTCATGCGCATTCGCCGCCTTTGCCGCCCGAACGATTTCCTCCTCGCTGGCCTCCAGCTTTCCATATTTGATGTTTTCTTTTACTGATGCGCTGAAGAGAAACGTGTCTTGCATTACGATCCCGAACTGCTTAAGGAAGGTATCTCGTTTGAGTTGCTTTATGTCGATTCCATCAATGAAGATTCCACCGTCGTAAGAATCGTAAAATCCCGAAAGGAGGCTGAGCAACGTGCTCTTGCCCGCCCCGCTTTCTCCGACAAGCGCGATTACATCTCCCGGTCTCACATCAAAACTGATATCACGGAGGACCGGGACGTCAGGCTTATATGAGAACGAGACATTCCGGAACTTGACGTTCCCCCTAAACACTATGTCAATGGCATCGGCATCGTTCCTGTCCTCCGCGCATTCGTCCATAAGTCCGAAGACTCTCTCCGCAGCCGCAAGCGAGGTCTGTACCCCTAAGTTTATTCCGATAAGATTTCGGATTGGTCCGAAAATGTTCACAGTGTAAGCGGAGAACGCCATCAATTGTCCAAGCGTGAGCATGCCACCGATGACCTGGTAGCTGCCATACCAGAGTATCGAGACGCCGGCAAAGGTGGTGCAGAGGAGTGCGATCGCAACGCTCATGGACGAGAGTACACCGAGGCGGATGTTGAGGTCTTTGTTCCTTTCGATTCCCGATTCGACCGTCCGAGAACGGAACTTCTCCAGCCCGAATGTTCTTATGAGGCGGATGCCGGCAAAACTCTCCTGGACATCCCCGTAGACTTTTGATTTTTCCTCCTGGACTTTGTGCGCGACGTCTTTTATGTGCTTGTTGAAAACCTGAACGCCTATCGCAAAAACCGGAGCGACAGATATCGCGATGAGAGTCAGACGCCAGTTAATTGCGAATGCGATCAGGACCGTACCCGAAACAATAATGAGGTTTATGAGTGCGACTATGACTGTGTCACCGACAAGCGTGCTCGCAGCAGTCGTGTCCGCCAGGATTCTGCTTGCCAGATATCCAGTCTTTGTTTCGTCGAATATGGCGACGGGGAGTCGCTGGATTTTCTCATACAATCCCTTCTGCATCGTGCAGACAACCTCTTCGCGGAACCCGACGAGAAGCCTTCCCCTGACAAAGTCGATTAATGATCGCAGGAAATACAACCCGAGGAAGCCCGCGCCGAACTTTGAGAGTAGTACGGGGTCTTTCCGCGGGATGACGACATCGATGAGAAGAAGCAGGACGAGGGGCGTCGCGAGATCGATCGCCGCGCTGACCACGGTCAGTATCCCTGCTGCGATAAATGACCTGGCGTGCGGCTTGGCGAATGGAAGTATCCGTTTTATTATCGTCCTGTTCTGCATTTCACTCTCGCCTGGTTCTCAGCTGTGCGCCGGTGCATCCATAGTGACGCCTCACCTGCGTGGATGAATTATGCTAGTGTAGAGTCAACAGGTGTGCCATGATGTGAGTGCGAATTCGCAAAGTTAATGCGGCACCGGATCTGTTTTCCACGCCCGGCTGCACATCGCGCGCCGACTCATCGTGGATGTCCTGATCCCGCTGGAGATTAACTGCACATGCGGCCCCTTGTGCATGCACAATACATAGTGGGCGGTTTCCTTCTCAAAAGGTGGGAAGCAAACCGCCCACCTAAAAAGGCAAATTCCCCGAAATCGAACTGAAAAAAGCGATTTGCCAATGGCATAGCGATTGCACAAATATTGTAGCGATGAAAAGCCGGATGAATGGAAAACGGATGATGCCATGAAGAAAGCTGAGGTAACTACAGAATGCTGATTACGATAGTGAAGAAAGAGATAATGGAGAGCATATTCAGCCTTCGCTTCCCACTCTTTCTACTCGTGGGAGTGATCCTCATACCGATGGGATTCTACGTCAATGAAGTGAATTATTCGAAGAGACTCAGCGACTATAACGAGCAGGTGAGATTGCAGGACAAAGCTCTTACTTCCTCCCAGATGTGGGATGTACTTTCGGGGAGCGTCCCCCTAAAGGGCTTTCTTCCGCCCGCACCCCTCTCTGCATTCGCAGAGGGCCTGGAAAATTCACTTCCGCGGTTCTATACATTCGGCCGCGACGGTTTTCAACCCGGTGAGGTACCCCTGGGCGAACGGTCCGTGTTGTCCGAACTTGGAGACCTCGATTTCGCATTCATAGTGCAAATGGTACTCAGTCTTATCGTGCTCATGTTCGGGGCGGATGTCATCTCGGGAGAAAAGGAGCTTGGAACACTCCGAGGCATCCTCTCGAACAGCGTGCCCAGGGATGTTGTCCTGTTCGGAAAGCTGATCGGTGGTTACATCTCAATCTGGCTCCCTTTCACGCTGGCGTTTCTCGCAGGCATACTCTTGCTGAGTTTTACGTCTTTTCCCCTGGGCAACCCCGATATGCTCTCAAGAGTCCTCATGGTGTTTCTCGCTTCGTCTGTCTTCATGCTTGTCTATTTTTCAATCGGCATCATGATATCTACCAGTACGTTCAGGACGAGGACATCGCTGGTTGCTATACTAGTCCTTTGGGCATTCTTCCAACTCGTGATACCTAAAGCCAGTAACATGATCGCGGACCTTGTTTATCCTGTAAGGACAGAGGCGGTGGTGTCGATGCAGAAATCGCTTGCCGCCAACACTCTCGAGAGCGAAAAATCGTCGGTCCTCGGTAAGAAATACGAAGAACTCTTCGGCGGCGGAAGTTCGCCAATCTCAGCTTCTGCAGCGGCCCAGGACGATTGGAATAAGTACCGCGAGGAGACCGACCGCAAGTACTCCGATGACGTGGCGGCGCAGCTCAACGCCATCGACGAGGGGTACGACAGGGAACGCGAGTCCCAGGCCCGGATCGGAACCGCAGTCTCCCTCATTTCGCCCGGAGCGGTATTCAGCAATTTCATAACGGACTTGTGCGGAACCGGTGAATGCGAAAGGCTAGAATACATGGACGCGGTACGCGCGCACCAACAGGTGTTGAACAAGGAGCTCTTCAGCGCCGTAAAGCAATCACCAATCACAATCCCCGGGCAATCTATGGGTACTAGCGTTTCCGTCCAACGGGTGGTGGATCTGAAATCCCTTCCCGGCTTTGAAGTGACCACAGCAGGATTTTCTGAAATATTTTCGCGGAATTTTAACGGATTCATGACGCTGGCGTTCTGGCTTATTGTTCCTTTTGCAATAGCATACACGAGGTTCATGAGATATGACGTACGATAGCCAATTAGTCGTAGAGCAAGCGTCGTCAAGTCCAGCGACGACAGCGGCCGCAGGACCCGTACGTGCAATGATCCAGGCGGTCGATCTCACAAAGAGATACGAGGACAATCTACTCGCGCTCGATCACCTCAATCTCGAAATCAAAACCGGCCAAATTTATTGCCTCCTTGGGGCGAATGGCGCCGGGAAAACCACAGTGATAAACACGTTCTTTAATTTCATCGAGCCGACCAGCGGAACAGCGAAGATCAACGGCTTCGACTGCACGCTTGAGCCGTTGCAGGCTAAGAAATACGCCGCTTACGTCTCGGAGAATGTAATGCTCTATGGAAATTTCACTGCGAGACAGAACCTCGATTTCTTCACGAGACTCGGGTATGGAAAAGAGGTCAGTCGCGAAAGTTGTCATATGGTGATGAGGCAGGTCGGTCTCCCTGAATCGGCATTCGAGAAACGAGTAAAGACATTCTCGAAAGGTATGCGACAGAAGCTCGGTATCGCTATCGCAATCCTCAAACAGGCGCCAGCACTCATTCTGGATGAACCGACGTCCGGGCTTGATCCGAAAGCTGCGTCGGATTTCATCGAGCTTTTGTTCAACCTGCGAATGAGTGGCAAGGCGATACTGATGTCGACACATGACGTTTTCAGGGCGAAGGAGATCGCTGACACAATTGGAATCATGAAGGAAGGCGTTCTGATCACTGAGAAGAGCAGGGCAGAGTTTCAAGATGAAGACCTTGAGAAACTCTATTTGAAATACATGGAAGTGGAATGAGCACTGCATTCTTCCGCAAGATGCTAAGACGGCACAGGAATCCGGTCTCTGGATTCGAGGGCGGAAAAAATGCGGGAAATATTGTGAATGTGCAAGACACAAGGAGGCGTCCAATGAAAAAGCTATCGATCGTTCTCATACTGATGCTCCTGAGACCGGCAATCGGACAGGTGCTCTACAATCCGAACGATGAAAGGTTCAAGTCTCTATACCTTGAGAAAGCCCAGAGCGATTACAAGCTTCAGAAAGATACTTTCGACAGGCAGAAGATCCTGTATGACAAAGGATTGATCTCTCAGCAGGAGTTTGAACAATCCGAGGCGGGATTCAAGACGGCGCAGGTAACCTACCAGCAGGCGATACTTTCTCTGGCGTTTGAGCAGCCGCACGTAACGATCGACAAAGCCATCAAGTACCAGTCAAAGGATGGCTTGATTTACGTCAAGTTGACGCTGAGAAATACGACAAGCGGAATCATCGCCAATGGCGAGAAGAATGTGGAATCGTTCGGCGATATCCGGACTGACCAGCTTGCTAACATTTATGTATCTCTCCTGAACGATAATCACGCTGTCGTCAGCCAGCCATACGAAGCCAAGATCGGCATGATGAAATTCAATGAACCTGTTACAGTTGATTTTGTTCTCCTCCAGGATCTCGATTACGTCACGGTCAAGGACGTGTACGGCGATAAGTCTGAAGAAAGGAAGATCCTCCTTCAGATGGATGAGAGCGCGAACCGGGTTCTTATCACACCGGACCAGTTTTCACAGGAGGCAGACCTCGGTTCACAGGCGAATTACACTATGACTCTCGCGCTGTTCTCCAGCCGCAGCGACATCTACCGTTTGAGCGTCGTGAATCTTCCCAGACAGATAAGCTGGGATTTTGTGGACGCGCAGAATTCTGAAGGCCGCAATACGAGATTGTCACAGGTGAAGTTCTCTCAGGATGTGAATTCGCGGCAGCTGTCCCTGGCTTTGTACCTTCCAGATCGATATGACGGGACGACATTCAATGTCGATCAGGCAGTCGAATTCTTTGTCGTCGC encodes:
- a CDS encoding ABC transporter ATP-binding protein; the protein is MTYDSQLVVEQASSSPATTAAAGPVRAMIQAVDLTKRYEDNLLALDHLNLEIKTGQIYCLLGANGAGKTTVINTFFNFIEPTSGTAKINGFDCTLEPLQAKKYAAYVSENVMLYGNFTARQNLDFFTRLGYGKEVSRESCHMVMRQVGLPESAFEKRVKTFSKGMRQKLGIAIAILKQAPALILDEPTSGLDPKAASDFIELLFNLRMSGKAILMSTHDVFRAKEIADTIGIMKEGVLITEKSRAEFQDEDLEKLYLKYMEVE
- a CDS encoding ABC transporter permease subunit, which encodes MLITIVKKEIMESIFSLRFPLFLLVGVILIPMGFYVNEVNYSKRLSDYNEQVRLQDKALTSSQMWDVLSGSVPLKGFLPPAPLSAFAEGLENSLPRFYTFGRDGFQPGEVPLGERSVLSELGDLDFAFIVQMVLSLIVLMFGADVISGEKELGTLRGILSNSVPRDVVLFGKLIGGYISIWLPFTLAFLAGILLLSFTSFPLGNPDMLSRVLMVFLASSVFMLVYFSIGIMISTSTFRTRTSLVAILVLWAFFQLVIPKASNMIADLVYPVRTEAVVSMQKSLAANTLESEKSSVLGKKYEELFGGGSSPISASAAAQDDWNKYREETDRKYSDDVAAQLNAIDEGYDRERESQARIGTAVSLISPGAVFSNFITDLCGTGECERLEYMDAVRAHQQVLNKELFSAVKQSPITIPGQSMGTSVSVQRVVDLKSLPGFEVTTAGFSEIFSRNFNGFMTLAFWLIVPFAIAYTRFMRYDVR
- a CDS encoding ABC transporter ATP-binding protein, translated to MQNRTIIKRILPFAKPHARSFIAAGILTVVSAAIDLATPLVLLLLIDVVIPRKDPVLLSKFGAGFLGLYFLRSLIDFVRGRLLVGFREEVVCTMQKGLYEKIQRLPVAIFDETKTGYLASRILADTTAASTLVGDTVIVALINLIIVSGTVLIAFAINWRLTLIAISVAPVFAIGVQVFNKHIKDVAHKVQEEKSKVYGDVQESFAGIRLIRTFGLEKFRSRTVESGIERNKDLNIRLGVLSSMSVAIALLCTTFAGVSILWYGSYQVIGGMLTLGQLMAFSAYTVNIFGPIRNLIGINLGVQTSLAAAERVFGLMDECAEDRNDADAIDIVFRGNVKFRNVSFSYKPDVPVLRDISFDVRPGDVIALVGESGAGKSTLLSLLSGFYDSYDGGIFIDGIDIKQLKRDTFLKQFGIVMQDTFLFSASVKENIKYGKLEASEEEIVRAAKAANAHEFILRLPMGYDTEVGERGSQLSGGERQRIAIARAILRNPRILILDEATSSVDSRSENLIHDALANLMKGRTTFVIAHRFSTVMSASRIMVIEKGAIIGSGTHEELYVNCLTYRRLFDGQFSSHGDERQTDALLPGQPKVIVNRGAKGERVVTVEL
- a CDS encoding NEW3 domain-containing protein, whose product is MKKLSIVLILMLLRPAIGQVLYNPNDERFKSLYLEKAQSDYKLQKDTFDRQKILYDKGLISQQEFEQSEAGFKTAQVTYQQAILSLAFEQPHVTIDKAIKYQSKDGLIYVKLTLRNTTSGIIANGEKNVESFGDIRTDQLANIYVSLLNDNHAVVSQPYEAKIGMMKFNEPVTVDFVLLQDLDYVTVKDVYGDKSEERKILLQMDESANRVLITPDQFSQEADLGSQANYTMTLALFSSRSDIYRLSVVNLPRQISWDFVDAQNSEGRNTRLSQVKFSQDVNSRQLSLALYLPDRYDGTTFNVDQAVEFFVVAVPRNAEGQTFDDTKKYSASDLDKMHVSYARLELVPRGVGKIVVQATNYYQEIRPGDKVTMNLTVLNDGTRPLDNIRPHVDAPVNWTPVVTPDLIESLQPGKDQNVVVTLIPPSGLEVGDYEATVKTSAFSSNRRVDGENKSIRIHISSKSNVLGTVIPVMMILGIVAGAVVLGVKTGRK